From Solidesulfovibrio carbinoliphilus subsp. oakridgensis, the proteins below share one genomic window:
- a CDS encoding lytic murein transglycosylase translates to MTPKRSFSRLFLSLLWLLLALSGPGPAVALAAEAAVSGDPGWRPLLDRLAADGLDRTALTRLFAGNAVAYDPSIMARKVDAMVKKEFEPKPKPSPKTLAQSNYRHFLVPAVIDGAVAFIRANQAAFDRARREFGPPPELVAAFLVVETKLGSYLGDRDAVSVLASLARSSDIDAIAPSMKTLQGDPDRRAFAANAARDRAEWAYRELLALLRYATATGKAPRTIPGSIYGAIGICQFMPTNALTYGIDADGDGVVDLFAPCDAIVSVASYLRGHGYRPDMTEAETAKVVYAYNHSDLYVLGVMAVADRIKARLGGR, encoded by the coding sequence ATGACACCCAAGCGATCCTTCTCCCGGCTCTTCCTCTCCCTGCTCTGGCTCCTCCTGGCCCTGTCCGGCCCTGGCCCGGCCGTGGCCCTGGCCGCCGAGGCCGCCGTGTCCGGCGATCCGGGCTGGCGGCCGCTGCTCGACCGGCTGGCCGCCGACGGCCTGGACCGGACGGCCCTTACCCGGCTTTTCGCCGGCAACGCCGTGGCCTACGACCCGTCCATCATGGCCCGCAAGGTCGACGCCATGGTCAAAAAGGAGTTCGAGCCCAAACCCAAGCCGAGCCCCAAGACCCTGGCCCAGAGCAACTACCGGCATTTTTTGGTCCCGGCCGTCATCGACGGGGCCGTGGCCTTCATCCGGGCCAACCAGGCCGCCTTCGACCGGGCCAGGCGCGAGTTCGGCCCGCCGCCGGAACTGGTGGCCGCCTTCCTGGTGGTCGAGACCAAGCTCGGTTCCTATCTCGGCGACCGCGACGCCGTAAGCGTCCTGGCCAGTCTGGCCCGAAGCTCCGACATCGACGCCATCGCCCCATCCATGAAGACCCTGCAAGGCGATCCGGACCGCCGGGCCTTTGCCGCCAACGCGGCCAGGGACCGGGCCGAGTGGGCCTACCGGGAGCTTCTCGCCCTCCTGCGCTACGCCACCGCCACCGGCAAGGCCCCCCGAACCATCCCCGGCTCCATCTACGGCGCCATCGGCATCTGCCAGTTCATGCCCACAAACGCCCTGACCTACGGCATCGACGCCGACGGCGACGGCGTGGTGGACCTTTTCGCCCCCTGCGACGCCATCGTCAGCGTGGCCAGCTACCTGCGCGGCCACGGGTACCGGCCCGACATGACCGAGGCCGAAACCGCCAAGGTGGTTTACGCCTACAACCACAGCGACCTCTACGTCCTCGGCGTCATGGCCGTGGCCGACCGCA
- the fcl gene encoding GDP-L-fucose synthase, producing the protein MKSTQAALPGGPVYVAGHRGLVGAAIVRALAARGAEVLTRTHAELDLTDQTAVRAFFAAARPAAVFLAAAKVGGIHANDTYPADFIRDNLLIQTNVIDAAYQSGAKRLVFLGSSCIYPRLAPQPMREESLLTGPLEATNQWYAIAKIAGIKMCQAYRRQYGFSAISLMPTNLYGPGDNFTPVNSHVIPGLMRRFHEARLAGADTVTVWGTGNARREFLHVDDMAGAAVACYERYDDEEIINIGSGEEVTIRELAERMARVTGFSGRIVFDAAKPDGTPRKALDIGRLTSLGWAPTISLADGLAGTYRWFLDNIEQARLA; encoded by the coding sequence ATGAAGAGCACCCAAGCCGCCCTCCCCGGCGGCCCCGTTTACGTCGCCGGACACCGGGGACTGGTTGGCGCGGCCATCGTCCGGGCCCTGGCCGCCCGGGGCGCCGAGGTCCTGACCCGGACCCACGCCGAGCTGGACCTGACCGACCAGACGGCCGTGCGCGCCTTTTTCGCGGCCGCCCGCCCGGCCGCCGTGTTCCTGGCCGCGGCCAAGGTCGGCGGCATCCACGCCAACGACACCTATCCGGCCGATTTCATCCGCGACAACCTGCTGATCCAGACCAACGTCATCGACGCGGCCTACCAGAGCGGCGCCAAACGGCTGGTCTTCCTCGGCTCCTCGTGCATCTATCCGCGCCTGGCCCCCCAGCCCATGCGCGAGGAGAGCTTGCTCACCGGCCCGCTGGAAGCCACAAACCAGTGGTACGCCATCGCCAAGATCGCGGGCATCAAGATGTGCCAGGCCTACCGCCGCCAATACGGGTTTTCGGCCATAAGCCTCATGCCGACCAACCTCTACGGCCCGGGCGACAATTTCACGCCCGTAAATTCCCACGTCATCCCCGGGCTCATGCGCCGCTTCCACGAGGCCAGGCTCGCCGGCGCGGACACGGTCACGGTCTGGGGCACGGGCAACGCCCGCCGGGAATTTTTGCACGTCGACGACATGGCCGGGGCGGCGGTCGCCTGCTACGAGCGCTACGACGACGAGGAGATCATCAACATCGGCTCGGGCGAGGAAGTGACCATCCGGGAGCTGGCCGAACGGATGGCCCGGGTGACGGGATTTTCCGGCCGCATCGTCTTCGACGCCGCCAAGCCCGACGGCACGCCGCGAAAGGCCCTGGACATCGGCCGCCTGACCTCGCTCGGCTGGGCCCCGACCATCTCCCTGGCCGACGGCCTGGCCGGCACCTACCGGTGGTTTCTCGACAACATCGAGCAGGCCCGCCTGGCCTAG
- a CDS encoding DUF2892 domain-containing protein, with the protein MLAKTFRRVEDHTPPWINRAIRRQTERNIERYRRAGPMAITRRLEELEGEWDIERVLETNASSLVLLGLGFGSCVNKRWLLLPTVVAGFLLQHALQGWCPPIGLLRRLGVRTAAEIGYEAAALRALRGDFDYLGGEEGDVCGEPLEDDDASLCCEPR; encoded by the coding sequence ATGCTGGCGAAAACGTTCAGGCGAGTCGAGGACCATACGCCGCCGTGGATCAACCGGGCCATCCGGCGGCAGACCGAGCGCAACATCGAGCGGTACCGGCGGGCCGGGCCCATGGCCATCACCCGGCGGCTCGAGGAGTTGGAAGGCGAGTGGGACATCGAGCGGGTGCTTGAGACCAACGCGTCGAGCCTGGTCCTGCTCGGGCTCGGGTTCGGGTCCTGCGTCAACAAGCGGTGGCTGCTTTTGCCGACGGTGGTGGCCGGCTTTTTGCTCCAGCACGCCCTCCAGGGCTGGTGCCCGCCGATCGGGCTGCTGCGCCGGCTCGGCGTCCGCACCGCGGCCGAGATCGGCTACGAGGCGGCGGCGTTGCGGGCCCTGCGCGGCGATTTCGACTATCTGGGCGGGGAGGAGGGGGACGTTTGCGGGGAGCCGCTGGAAGACGACGACGCCTCGCTTTGCTGCGAACCGCGGTAG
- a CDS encoding Hpt domain-containing protein: MRPQDPQNGKTLGRVMAFLQDAHFLTPDEAAQALAVAAEVLGQALARLEKAAGAGDAGACAEAAHGLKGNLLNLGLPDLAALAEEAFAKARRGDLDPARAAGRTLGTALAPLLPDGRPPA; encoded by the coding sequence ATGCGTCCGCAAGATCCCCAAAACGGCAAGACCCTGGGCCGGGTCATGGCCTTCCTGCAGGACGCCCACTTCCTGACCCCGGACGAGGCCGCCCAGGCCCTGGCCGTGGCCGCCGAGGTGCTCGGCCAGGCCCTGGCCCGGCTGGAGAAGGCCGCGGGCGCAGGCGACGCCGGCGCCTGCGCCGAGGCGGCCCACGGCCTCAAGGGCAACCTGCTGAACCTCGGCCTGCCCGATCTGGCCGCCCTGGCCGAAGAGGCCTTTGCCAAGGCCCGGCGCGGCGACCTGGACCCGGCCCGGGCCGCCGGCCGCACCCTCGGGACGGCCCTCGCGCCCCTGCTGCCGGACGGCCGGCCGCCGGCCTGA